Within the Gloeobacter kilaueensis JS1 genome, the region AATCTTGAATCGCTCCAGAGATCTCCTGTAGATAAGCGTTGTGCCGCACCTGGGCGATGCCGCGCATCAACGCCTCCTCGGCGACTGCGATGAGGCGGCGGGCCTCAGCCGTCAGCGGCTCAAGACCAATCGTCACGCACGAATCGCCGTGCCAGCCGTCATAGATCGCCCCAAAATCGACTTTGAGAATGTCGCCGGGGGCGAGTTTGCGCCTCGGACTGGGAATGCCGTGGACGACTTCGTTGTTGATCGAGGTGCAGATGCAGGCTGGGAAACCGTAGTAACCCTTGAAGGCGGGGGTGACGCCAAAGTCGCGGCAGCGCCCTTCGGCGTGGGCGTCGAGATCAGCTGTCGTGAGACCGGGCCGGGCGATGGCCATTATCTCGGAGAGGACCGTCGCCACGATGCGACCGGCCTCGCGCATCTTGGCAACATCGCGGGTGGATTTAATTTCAAGCAGAGCCATGGGCGAGCTTTACTGGCCGTGGATACAGCTTCTCTATTATAAGTGTTACGGTACTTTGCGCGTGGCCGGCGCTCTGCTGATAGAATAGTGCGGTCCTGCTCCTGCAGGCTAAGGAAGAGTCAGCCGACGAAGATGATTCTGCGGCGGGCTAGACCTGGAGGCATTTTGGCGGAGGGTTTCTGCAGCAGTTCTGCGGCAGCGGCCAGACCCAAAACAAAAAGAATTGGCTGAAAGATCCCAGCCTGTCTCACCTCGTCTGCCAGACTCTGCCTTTTTAGATGAATCTTTTAAGCGTCAAACGCATCCTGGTCGGCAAACCGATCCCGACGGACCAAGCGTGCCACGAATGCCTCGATAAGCCGACGGCCCTGGCGGTGCTCTCCTCGGATGCGCTCTCCTCGGTCGCCTACGCCACCCAGGAGATTCTGCTGGTGCTGGTGGCGGTGGGCACGGCGGCCCGCTGGTGGTCGCTGCCCATCGCCGGGGCGATTGCCCTGCTGTTGTTTATCGTCATCAGTTCCTACCGCCAGACGATCCAGGCGTACCCCAAAGGCGGCGGTGCCTACATCGTGGCCAAGGACAACCTGGGCCAGTATCCGGGACTGGTCGCCGCTGCCGCCCTGCTGACCGACTATATTCTCACGGTTTCGGTCAGCGTTGCCGCCGGTGTCGAGGCGCTCTCCTCAGCCTTTCCCCAACTTCTGGCCTTCGAGGTACCGATCGGGGTGGTGATGGTGGCGCTCATCACCTGGGCCAACCTGCGGGGCGTCAAAGAGTCGGGCCGTCTGTTCTCGGTGCCGACATTTTTGTTTATTGGCCTGATTGCCCTGCTGGTGGCCGTTGGTTTCATCAAGGCCGCTGTCGTCGGTGTGCCGCCCGGCGAGGCGTTTATCCATCCGACTACCGGCAGCGAGACGCTGTCGCTGTTTTTGATCTTGCGCGCCTTTGCTTCCGGCTGCACTGCCCTGACCGGCGTCGAAGCGATCTCCGACGGCGTGCCGGTTTTTCGACCGCCCGAGGCCCGCAACGCCCGGATTACCCTTACCTGGATGGGGGTGATCCTCGGTTCGATGTTTCTGGGGATCACGGGGCTGTGCTACCTCTATGGGGCGGTGCCCAAGGCCGAGGAGACCGTCGTCTCCCAGGTGGCCCGCCAGGTCTTCGGTACCCAGCCGCCCTTCTCGCTGCTGTACTACGCCGTGCAGTTCGCCACGGCCTTGATCCTCGTTCTGGCCGCCAACACGGCCTTCTCCGACTTTCCGAGGCTGTCGTTTTTTCTGGCCCGCGACGGCTTTATACCCCGTCAGTACGCCAACCGGGGCGATCGGCTCGCTTTTTCAAACGGGATCTTGACTCTAGGATTGTTCTCCAGTGCGCTCATCGTCATCTTTCAAGGCGATGTGAACCGGATCATTCCGCTCTACGCCATTGGCGTCTTTACGAGCTTTACCCTCTCCCAGACCGGCATGGTAGTGCGCTGGTGGCGGCGGCGCGAGCCGGGCTGGGTGCGATCGATCGCCCTCAATGGCCTCGGGGCGTTTGCGACCGCCCTGGTGCTGGTGGTCGTCGCCGTCACCAAATTCGCCACCGGTGCCTGGGCGATCCTGGTACTGATTCCGGCGCTGGTGTGGCTGTTTACCCGCATCAAGGTCCACTACAGCGACGTTGCAAGCCAGCTCAGCCTCGATCACAGCCAGTACGTGCCCCGCCGCCTCAAGCAGAAGGTGGTGATCCCGGTGGGCGGCATCCATCGCGGTATCCTCCAGGCTCTCGACTACGCCCGCTCGATCAGCGACGATGCCACCGCCGTCTATGTCGATATCGACACCCAATCGACCGAAGCTTTTATCGAGCGCTGGGGCAAGTGGACCGACGTGCCGCTGGTGGTCGTTCCCTCCCCCACCCGCTCGATCCTCGAACCGTTGCTCGACTACTTCAATGCCGTCGAATCCACCTGCCAGGACAGCGTCATGACCGTCATCGTCCCCACCTTCGTGACGGCAAAGTGGTGGCAGAATCTGCTGCACAACCAGACGGCTTTTTTGATCAAAAGCGCTCTATTGTTGCAGCGGCGCAAGGTGGTCGTCAGCGTGCGATTCTACCTCGACCGTTAAAAAAACGGGCCTCACTCCACCGGCACCTCGTCCTTGCCCAGTTGCACCAGCTTGAGGTGCTTGCGGCCAATTTGAATCTCGAAGGTCGTGCCGGGCTTGAGGTTTATCTGGCGGGTGTAGGCAGCGCCGATGAGCAGGTTGCCGTTTTGCTGGACCTGGATGCGGTAGGTGGCCTTGCGACCGCCGCGCACAGTTTCGACTTCTTCCTCGCCACCTTTGAAGTTGATGTTGTTCGCTTCGAGCACGGCTTTTTGGAAGGCGAGCATCTTGACGCGCTGCTGACCGCTTTTGGTGCTGGTCGTATAGCCTGCAATCTCGGCAAGCTGTCTGGCACTTTTGTCGGGATTTTGTTTGATAAGCTGCAGCAAGTCTCTACCTGTGACCGCTCCCATGAGAACTCCACAAAGTTAAATTGATTTGCCGATTGTAAGATATTTCTTTTGACGATTACAACCCGTTGCACCAAAGCAGAGGACCGCAACTGGTTCGCTCGCTGCTTTACTCTGTAACGGTGCTTTAGAATTCTTAACGGCCCGTGGTCATTCGTCCGTCCCCTCTATCCAGGGTGGTAGGGCACAATTCAGAGGGAGTATAGGGAGATAAGGATGGACCAGCTATCTGTCCTGCTGCGTGAGGGGACTCGTCAGGCCCACACGATGGCAGAGAATGTCGGCTTTGTGAAATGTTTTCTCAAAGGTACCGTCGAGCGCAATTCTTACCGCCAGCTCGTCGCCAACTTCTACTTTATCTACAGTGCCCTCGAAGATGCGCTGGAGATGCACCGCGACCATCCTGTACTCAAGGGGCTCTATTATCCTGAGCTCTACAGGCGGCGGGCGATCGAAGCCGACCTGCGCTATTACTTTGGTTCGGACTGGTCCAAACTGGTGCGTCCCACAGCGGCGGCAGCCCGCTACGTCGAGCGCATCCAGACGGTGGCACGCGCTGAGCCGGTGCTGCTTGTCTCCCACTCCTATACCCGTTATCTGGGCGATCTCTCCGGTGGTCAGGTGCTCAAAGAAATCGCCCAGCGGGCGATGGGCCTCAGCGATGGCCTGGGCACTGCTTTTTACGAATTTGAATCGATCCGCGACGCCAAAGCTTTTAAGGCGGCCTACCGGGCTGCCCTCGACGAGCTGCCGATCGATGAGACCCAGGCCCAGCGCATCGTCGAGGAAGCGATCGAAGCGTTTCGGGCCAACATGCGCCTGTTCGAAGAACTCGAAGGCAGCCTGATTCGGGCCATCGGCCAGATGGTCTTCAACTCGCTCACCCGCCGCCGCTCGCGCGCGGAGCGCGAAGTGGTGACCGCCTCCGAATAGAGCTGACGCGGCCCTACACTGGAGCCATGTCCCGAGGCAATGCAAACTGGATGACGACGCTGGCGGTGCTGGTGGCTGCCTACATCGCCGCCGCTTTGCTGGAGACGGTTTCTTTGATCTTTTACAATGGCCATCCCCAGGGCCAGCACCTGGCGGAGTACTACGGCTGGGCGTCGCTTGCCTGTCTGGGAGCGGTCCTGCTCGCTCCGGTGGCGGGCTGGCCCGCCCTCAGAAGCTGGCGGCGGGGGCTGGGGCTTTCGGCTTGTGGCTTTGCGCTGGCCCACACCGCCTTGATCTACCTCCACGTCCTGGGCAACAACTGGGAGGGCATCGATTTTTTGAACACCTCGGAGCAGGCTGCCGCCTGGCTGGGCGTCGCCGCTCTGGCGCTGATGCTGCCTCTGGCGCTCACCAGCGCCAACTGGTGGGTGCGGCAGCTGGGTAGAAACTGGCGGCGGCTGCACCTGCTGGTCTGGCCCATCGCGTTGTTGTCTTTGGGCCATGCCCTCTGGCTGGGCGCTTCAGCCTGGCTCATCAAACTTGTCGCCGCTTTCGGGATGGCCCTGATTCTATGGGTCCGCCGCTACCGCCGGCGCGCATTTAAGGAATCTGCCGATGTCTAGGGGGCTGGGACTCGTTTTTTTGGCGGCGCTGTTTCTTGCCGGCTGCCAGGGCAGCTCCGGACCAGTCGCAAAAGTAGACGGTGAGAGTATTGGCCCGCGCGTCGCAGTGGGCAGCACCCGCCGCCTGTCGCTGCCCCCCACCCAGTACGAGCGGATGCACTTTTTGACCCAGGCGGGAGAAAAGATCCGTATCCTCGTGCGAGGCCAGGGAGCGGCCCCGCTCTCGCTCTCGGTCTTCCCGGTGATCGCCCGCGACCGGGGCCGCTACCAGCAACCGACCGCCAGTTTTACCCTCAAACCCTTCCAGCGCACCGCACCGCTGCCCCTGGACACAGTGGTGGTCGTGCCCACGGACTGGCAGCCACGCGATGCGATCGTGGTCGAACTGAAAAATATCGGCTCGACTGTCGTGGAGCCGGAGGTCGAAATCCGCTCCAGCTAATCAGAATCAGCCTTTGCCGTTGGGCTGCGGTTGGGTTTTTTGGAGCGCCTGGGCATCCTCCAGCGCCGTTAGTAGCTCGACCGTGTGCTGGGCGATGGGATAGGTGATGTTGTGGGTGCGCAACTCGGCGTCGATCTTGTAGAGCAGGGCACTTTTGATCCGGAGCTGCTCTTTGGGATAGTTGCACCAGGCCCAGAGATCAAAGCGCATCGCCAGATTGTCGTAGCCCCGGAAAATCACCTCCGGCGGCGGGCTGTAGAGGACGCGCAATTCTTCCTCCGCTACCTTCAATAAAATCTCGGTGACCAGCTGCGGGTCGGCGCGGCGGTCCACCAGGACTTCGACGGTGAGGCGCACGCGCCCCTCGAGGTTGGACCAGTTGAGAATATCTTGATCGACTAGCGAGGCGTTGGGTAGGACCAACCTTGAGCCGTCGAAGCGCCGCAGGGTAGTGGTGCGCAGGCTGGTGCTCTCGACGATGCCATCCCAGTCGCGAACGACGACATAATCGCCCACCTGGATGGGCCGTTCGACCAGCAGCACCAGGCCGCCGATATAGCTGCGCGCCAGATTCTGCAGGGCAAAGCCCAGGCCGAGGCCGACCACCCCCAGCAGGATGCCGATCGAGCCTAGATCGATGCCCACGATCTGCAACAGCAGCAGGTAGCCGACGCTGGTGAGCGTGTAGTTAAAAGCAGTGGTCAGCGCCTCCTGGGTGCCGACATTGAGGTTGAGCCGGGCGAGCAGCAGGCGCTTGAGCAACTGGCCAATCGCCCGCACAGCCCAGAAGACGACGAAAGCGGTGGTCGGCAACAGCAGCAGGGTACTCAGGGGAAAGCGCGTCTTATCGATCGTGAGCACCGGTACCTGCAGCACCCGGACGAGTGTGTCCATCAGCGCCGTCACCACCGCCGTCACGACCTGGGCGACGGGATTGAAGCTGTCGAGGCGGCTGACGACGGCCCAGAGAATGGCCAGCCACACCGCCGCCTGCAGCCCGCCAAACAACAGCTTTAACCAGAGATCGAAGCCCCGGTCGCCGATAAAAAATTGCAGACGGCGGCGAGCCTGCCGCAACAGCCAGCCGCTCAGTCCCCCCAGCAAGATCGCCGCCAGGGCGATGAGCCACTGCAGCCAGAGGGGAGCGCCCGTCGCCGCCGGCGCGGCCTGGGCCGGGAGCGCCAGCCACCAGACCGCCGCTGCTCCCCAAAATGCTCGATAATAGGACTGCCTGCGCACGTTCTAAGTGTACTGCACGATCCTGATAGCCACGCCCCGCTCACCGCAATCATAGAACCGATGCAACAATCGCTCCTCACCCAGGCAAAAGGCGATCCCGCCGCCCGGATCTGGGCCGCCGGCCTCGATCCACAAAAATTTATCGACGAAGCCTATACCCATCTTGAGATTCGCGACCGCTGGTACCGCTTCTATCGCTTTTCCAGTTGCTTTGTCGGCAGCGAGGCGGTGCTGTGGATGACCCGACACTACGGGATTCCCCGCGAGACCGCCCTGATGCTGGGCAACGCTCTAATCGAGATGGCCGTCTTTCATCATGTCGCCGACGACTGGGATTTTCGCGACGACTACTTGTTCTATCGCTTCTACCGCGACGAGAAGCACCGCATCAGTGCGCCCTTTACCCGCGAGCGGGCACTGGAGCTGATTGGACAACTGGGAGTGGGCCAGCTCGACGCCGTTGCTGTCCAGATGTACCAGGCGATGCCCATCCAGGACCGCCGCTCCGGCCTCAGGCTGCACCGGCGCAGCTTTGTCGGCAAAGACGCCGCCTGCTGGTTTCGGCGGCGCTTTAATCTCGATCGCAGCCAGGCAATCGCCCTCGGCAACGCTCTGCTCTCGCTCAGGGTCTTCCACCACGTCCTCGACGGTGCGAGCTTTGAAGACGGCAATCTGTTGTATCGCTTTTACGACGACGAGTACCGCAACGAGGTGCTCACGCCCCACCAGGCGTACCGCAAAGCCTGGCAGACGATCCAGGGCTACGGCATCGCCGACCTCGATACCTTCATTGCCCAGTGCCGCCGGTCTCCGAGCCTCGGCCTCAAGGACCGCGTCTACGGTTCGGCGCACTACGGCGATTGCTTCGCCGGTTTTGACGCGGTGAGTCTCTGGTCGGATCTGCTCCAGATCACCCGCGCCGAGGCGGTGGTACTGGGCAACTACCTGCTCGATCTGGGCCGCCTCTACCACGTAGGCGACAACTGGGGATTCCACGACGCCTACTTGCTCTATCGCTTTACTACCGCCGAGCAGATCGCCCGCATCGCCCAGCCGAACGAGGAAACCGAAGCGTGAGCGCGATCACCGCCTCCATGCAGACCGTCCGCGACTGGCTTGTGGGCACCTACACCAGCCGCGAGCAGGCGATGGCACAGCCGGTCTGGTTCATCCCGGTGCGCCTCTGGTACGTCGCCGTCGATGGGCTTTTTGACGAGGGGATCGGCTTTTTTACCGAGCAGGCCAACGAGCACGACCCCGACCGCATCTACAGAAGCCGGGTGCTGCAGCTTCTAGAGGAGCCGCTGCGCTTTGAGAACTACCGCCTGATCGATCAAGACCGCTGGCTGGGGGCGGCAACGGACCCGGAGCACCTCGCCCGACTGCGCCGGTCGGACTGCGAACCGCTCCCCGGCTGCGCGATCTACCTGGAGCGCCAGGGAGACGCTTTTAGAGGCCGCATGAAGCCGGGGGGTGCCTGCCGCCTGCGGTCTGCAGATACCAGCTACATCGAGATCGAACTTGAGCTGCGCGAAGGCGTCTTTCTCACCCTCGATCGCGGCTTCGACAGCGCGACCGGCGAGCAGACCTGGGGCTCCCTTGGCGGCCCCTACCGCTACATCAAACAGTCGCCTTGAACTTCAAGGTGTCACCACAAAGCGGGCAACGGCAGTACCTGCAGGGGTGATGACTGCGATCCTGCCCGTGGCTGCTCCTTTTGGAACGATGGCTTGAATTTCACTGTCGGAGATGACCGTAAATCTTGCCTTTACAATTGGCCTCAATCTACCTCGAAAAACAACAGCCGTAGTACCGCTGAAGCCTGTGCCGGTGATCGTTACTCTCGTACCCACTGGACCCTGCCGGGGACTGATGGCGGTGATCGTCGGAGCAGTCTGTCTTAATGTAGTATTCAAGAGTATCGAGAGAGTATCGCTGTTGGTTGTGAAGGGTGGCGAAATGAAGTTGGCTGTAGCGAGGTCGAGCTTGCCGTCACCGTTT harbors:
- a CDS encoding chromophore lyase CpcT/CpeT, with amino-acid sequence MSAITASMQTVRDWLVGTYTSREQAMAQPVWFIPVRLWYVAVDGLFDEGIGFFTEQANEHDPDRIYRSRVLQLLEEPLRFENYRLIDQDRWLGAATDPEHLARLRRSDCEPLPGCAIYLERQGDAFRGRMKPGGACRLRSADTSYIEIELELREGVFLTLDRGFDSATGEQTWGSLGGPYRYIKQSP
- a CDS encoding ferric reductase-like transmembrane domain-containing protein — encoded protein: MSRGNANWMTTLAVLVAAYIAAALLETVSLIFYNGHPQGQHLAEYYGWASLACLGAVLLAPVAGWPALRSWRRGLGLSACGFALAHTALIYLHVLGNNWEGIDFLNTSEQAAAWLGVAALALMLPLALTSANWWVRQLGRNWRRLHLLVWPIALLSLGHALWLGASAWLIKLVAAFGMALILWVRRYRRRAFKESADV
- a CDS encoding AbrB family transcriptional regulator, translated to MGAVTGRDLLQLIKQNPDKSARQLAEIAGYTTSTKSGQQRVKMLAFQKAVLEANNINFKGGEEEVETVRGGRKATYRIQVQQNGNLLIGAAYTRQINLKPGTTFEIQIGRKHLKLVQLGKDEVPVE
- a CDS encoding heme oxygenase (biliverdin-producing) — encoded protein: MDQLSVLLREGTRQAHTMAENVGFVKCFLKGTVERNSYRQLVANFYFIYSALEDALEMHRDHPVLKGLYYPELYRRRAIEADLRYYFGSDWSKLVRPTAAAARYVERIQTVARAEPVLLVSHSYTRYLGDLSGGQVLKEIAQRAMGLSDGLGTAFYEFESIRDAKAFKAAYRAALDELPIDETQAQRIVEEAIEAFRANMRLFEELEGSLIRAIGQMVFNSLTRRRSRAEREVVTASE
- the map gene encoding type I methionyl aminopeptidase yields the protein MALLEIKSTRDVAKMREAGRIVATVLSEIMAIARPGLTTADLDAHAEGRCRDFGVTPAFKGYYGFPACICTSINNEVVHGIPSPRRKLAPGDILKVDFGAIYDGWHGDSCVTIGLEPLTAEARRLIAVAEEALMRGIAQVRHNAYLQEISGAIQDYVEANGFSVVRQYVGHGVGRKLHEEPQVPNFRTREIPNPRLKAGMTLAIEPMVNVGHHATRTLADRWTVVTLDKSLSAQFEHTVLVARDGYEILTDRSRL
- a CDS encoding mechanosensitive ion channel family protein, translated to MRRQSYYRAFWGAAAVWWLALPAQAAPAATGAPLWLQWLIALAAILLGGLSGWLLRQARRRLQFFIGDRGFDLWLKLLFGGLQAAVWLAILWAVVSRLDSFNPVAQVVTAVVTALMDTLVRVLQVPVLTIDKTRFPLSTLLLLPTTAFVVFWAVRAIGQLLKRLLLARLNLNVGTQEALTTAFNYTLTSVGYLLLLQIVGIDLGSIGILLGVVGLGLGFALQNLARSYIGGLVLLVERPIQVGDYVVVRDWDGIVESTSLRTTTLRRFDGSRLVLPNASLVDQDILNWSNLEGRVRLTVEVLVDRRADPQLVTEILLKVAEEELRVLYSPPPEVIFRGYDNLAMRFDLWAWCNYPKEQLRIKSALLYKIDAELRTHNITYPIAQHTVELLTALEDAQALQKTQPQPNGKG
- a CDS encoding APC family permease; this encodes MNLLSVKRILVGKPIPTDQACHECLDKPTALAVLSSDALSSVAYATQEILLVLVAVGTAARWWSLPIAGAIALLLFIVISSYRQTIQAYPKGGGAYIVAKDNLGQYPGLVAAAALLTDYILTVSVSVAAGVEALSSAFPQLLAFEVPIGVVMVALITWANLRGVKESGRLFSVPTFLFIGLIALLVAVGFIKAAVVGVPPGEAFIHPTTGSETLSLFLILRAFASGCTALTGVEAISDGVPVFRPPEARNARITLTWMGVILGSMFLGITGLCYLYGAVPKAEETVVSQVARQVFGTQPPFSLLYYAVQFATALILVLAANTAFSDFPRLSFFLARDGFIPRQYANRGDRLAFSNGILTLGLFSSALIVIFQGDVNRIIPLYAIGVFTSFTLSQTGMVVRWWRRREPGWVRSIALNGLGAFATALVLVVVAVTKFATGAWAILVLIPALVWLFTRIKVHYSDVASQLSLDHSQYVPRRLKQKVVIPVGGIHRGILQALDYARSISDDATAVYVDIDTQSTEAFIERWGKWTDVPLVVVPSPTRSILEPLLDYFNAVESTCQDSVMTVIVPTFVTAKWWQNLLHNQTAFLIKSALLLQRRKVVVSVRFYLDR